One window from the genome of Salvia miltiorrhiza cultivar Shanhuang (shh) chromosome 7, IMPLAD_Smil_shh, whole genome shotgun sequence encodes:
- the LOC130994370 gene encoding uncharacterized protein LOC130994370, whose protein sequence is MGILSWFSGGSNNTSKKEQPAPASKPGPKPEPAEAPGMNGAVEVPRPGADISVFEFGSVAASADKVTLAGYCPVSDELEPCRWEILPASGSDAPQFRVVF, encoded by the coding sequence ATGGGAATTCTCTCTTGGTTCAGCGGAGGGAGCAACAACACATCTAAAAAGGAGCAACCCGCTCCAGCCTCAAAACCCGGGCCGAAGCCCGAACCCGCGGAGGCCCCCGGCATGAACGGCGCGGTGGAGGTCCCCCGACCCGGCGCCGATATCTCGGTTTTCGAGTTCGGTTCGGTGGCCGCCTCCGCCGATAAGGTGACGCTGGCCGGCTACTGCCCCGTCTCCGACGAGCTCGAGCCCTGCCGCTGGGAGATTCTGCCGGCGAGTGGTTCCGACGCGCCGCAGTTCCGGGTGGTGTTTTGA
- the LOC130994732 gene encoding uncharacterized protein LOC130994732 produces the protein MRPKCIILTHGGQWNDITYVGGQREFVRVPPDGMKYVELLRKVGCAVQADTNVHAYVIDAIVPSPLDELLRMKITDDDDLVYVMELFDVPTLYVTLSPRINTSKEHSSMNLLNAQMHQVQHTYVHQMSNIPHSRPPVGNDAAINPPNVNIMNEREDVRDLESADGVQTDCIREQGVGDEDRRDDDVEANNKHVDRGYERDIHNVPPIGSSSCNEEEHRQGPRQWVIPGAKYHASLLIEPEISYDYNSDTISIGAIFTDKENMRIQLGLYHLLNRVEYIVDRSTKRRFGALCKFKDQCSFLLRATAYGAIWRIFKLVAHTCQKDLRLRCRPTICAKVVGAYFAPTLSKEGSILKPKEIQAQLKRDFGVDVDYHTALAGRNQAITMIHGDKGDKDKSFRSSFQSSSSHPRHAQVCSTCHKSGHNRARCTEDVPLTQDEDVSSNHLTMPRKRRPK, from the coding sequence ATGAGGCCAAAGTGTATAATATTAACACATGGAGGTCAATGGAATGATATTACGTATGTGGGTGGGCAACGAGAATTTGTTCGTGTGCCTCCGGATGGGATGAAGTATGTGGAATTGTTGAGAAAAGTTGGGTGTGCCGTGCAAGCTGATACAAATGTTCATGCTTATGTGATTGATGCAATAGTGCCATCCCCGTTAGATGAATTATTGAGAATGAAGATAACGGACGACGATGATTTGGTGTATGTAATGGAATTATTTGATGTCCCTACTCTCTATGTCACACTTTCTCCTAGGATAAATACTTCTAAAGAGCACAGTTCTATGAACTTGTTGAATGCTCAAATGCATCAAGTTCAACATACGTATGTGCACCAGATGAGTAATATTCCACATTCGAGGCCTCCTGTTGGTAATGATGCTGCCATTAATCCTCCGAATGTGAACATTATGAATGAGAGGGAGGATGTGAGAGATTTAGAATCAGCTGATGGTGTTCAGACTGATTGCATTCGCGAGCAAGGTGTTGGTGATGAAGATCGAAGAGATGATGATGTTGAAGCTAATAATAAACATGTTGATAGAGGTTATGAGAGAGATATTCATAATGTGCCACCAATAGGTAGTTCTAGTTGTAATGAAGAAGAACACAGACAAGGACCGCGGCAGTGGGTTATTCCTGGTGCTAAGTATCATGCATCCCTTCTTATTGAACCAGAAATATCTTATGATTACAACAGTGACACAATTTCGATTGGTGCTATATTCACAgataaagaaaatatgagaattCAATTGGGATTGTATCACTTGTTGAATCGGGTGGAATATATTGTTGATCGATCAACTAAGAGAAGATTTGGAGCTCTTTGCAAATTCAAAGATCAATGCTCTTTCTTGTTGCGTGCTACGGCATACGGGGCGATTTGGAGAATTTTTAAGTTGGTTGCTCATACTTGCCAAAAGGATTTGAGGCTTCGTTGTCGCCCAACAATTTGTGCAAAGGTCGTAGGTGCATACTTTGCACCGACTTTGTCGAAAGAAGGATCTATATTGAAGCCGAAAGAGATACAAGCACAATTGAAGAGAGACTTTGGTGTTGATGTAGACTACCACACGGCATTGGCTGGGAGGAATCAAGCAATCACCATGATACACGGTGATAAAGGAGATAAAGACAAGTCTTTCCGATCTAGCTTTCAATCATCTTCATCACATCCTCGACATGCTCAAGTTTGTTCTACATGTCATAAAAGTGGTCATAATCGAGCTAGGTGTACTGAAGATGTCCCCTTGACACAAGATGAAGATGTTAGTAGTAACCATCTTACTATGCCTAGGAAGCGTAGGCCAAAGTGA
- the LOC130994734 gene encoding remorin-like, whose translation MGEETKTVNKQDDRDAVLAKLEIEKKLSLIKAWEENEKTKAQNKAHKKLSDIDAWENTKRAAVEAQLKQIEEKFEKKKAEYAEKVKNKEALVHKAAEEKRAMIEEDRSKEFLKAEQMAAKYLNSGSKPEKSCACFSC comes from the exons ATGGGAGAAGAAACAAAAACAGTGAATAAGCAAGATGACAGGG aTGCTGTGCTTGCAAAACTGGAGATTGAGAAAAAATTGTCACTAATCAAAGCTTGGGAAGAAAACGAGAAAACAAAAGCTCAAAACAA GGCACATAAAAAGTTATCAGACATAGATGCTTGGGAAAATACAAAAAGAGCAGCTGTGGAAGCACAACTGAAGCAGATTGAG GAAAAGTTTGAGAAGAAAAAGGCAGAATATGCAGAGAAGGTGAAGAATAAGGAGGCTTTAGTTCACAAGGCAGCTGAGGAAAAGAGAGCAATGATTGAAGAAGATCGCAGCAAAGAGTTTCTCAAGGCAGAGCAAATGGCTGCCAAATATCTCAACTCAGGCAGCAAACCTGAGAAATCATGTGCATGCTTTAGCTGCTGA